The nucleotide window TTTTTAAGGATTTGAATCAGATAGAGCAGACTTTTATTAGGCTATCTAATAGAATAGCGAGAAAAAATGGCTTGGTTTTATATTGTGCTGATGACCAAAACTCTGTCAGTACCTTTGCCAAGTCTAGCGCTAAGCTCATTGATTTTGGGTATAAAGCAAAACAGATTAAGATTCAATCAGTCACAATCGGTCAAAATCATACAGAAGTTAGCCTGGTGTTTGATTTGGTTACTAGATCTAATCAGCAGATTAATCAGGTTGAGCAATTTCAGCTACCAATTTTTGGCAAAAAGCTAATTGGTAATGTGGCTGGGGTCATTGGTTTACTAGTTTGGCTAGATTATCCTATTAAAAAGATAGCAGAGATTATTAAGGACTTTCCTGGTATCAGACGTAGACAAGAGCTAATCGCAGTGACTAGGGATGATAACTATCTTTTTGATGATTATGGACATCATCCTGTAGAGATCAGAACAGTGATTGAAAGTATCAAATCCAGGCTTCCTGAGCGTAGATTGATTGTTGTTTTCCAGGCCCATTCTTTTTCCAGGACTATTGCTTTTGCCCAAGAATTTGTGGAGGCCTTGGCTGAAGCTGAAGTAGTAATCAATCTGCCGATATTTGCATCAGCTAGAGAAAGGGCAGAAGACTTTAAGGAACTTGATCTGGTCAGGATTGCTAAGAAACAGGGATACGATCAATTTTTTGCAGCAGAAGGGATAGGTCAGGCGGCTGACTTGGTCAGGCAAAATATTCGTCCTCGAGATATCATTCTTAGTCTGGGTGCAGGGGAGAGCTATAAACTATTTGATTATCTTGAGCAATTAGTATGAAGGTAGAGGTTGAAGATCAGTTTGATTTATCAAACTATAATACGCTCAAATTAAAAGCCTATGCGAGAAATTTTGCTCGAATTGGCAATCAGAAGGAATTAGAAGCTCTGACAGATCAATATCAAGGACAACCAATCCATGTTTTGGGTTCGGGATCAAATATCGTATTAGCCAGTAATTTGGTTGATGGGTTGGTATTGCAATTTGTTAATCAGGATATCCAGATGGTTAGGCAGGATCAAGATGTCAGCATTATTGAAGTTGGGGCTGGGATGATCTGGGATCAATTTGTAAAATGGTCTGTAGATCAAGGCTTTAATGGGCTAGAGTCACTCAGCTTGATTCCAGGTACGATAGGAGCAAGTGTGATCCAGAATATTGGGGCTTATGGATATCAATCAGGTGACTATGTCGCCTATGTCAAGGTTTGGGACAATCAAGACAGGGTCTGGAGAAAGCTCTTAGCAGAAGAGCTTAATTTTGGCTATCGAAATAGTATTTTTAAACAAAATCGACAATTATTGATTTATAGTGTTGGGTTTGCCCTCAGATCTGGTGATATAGCTGAAGTGAGATATCATAATATTCTTGGTCAATCCGAGGGGATAGGGCTTAGTCCTGCTCAGTTAAGAGCTCGGGTGATAGAGACTAGGGTCGGTAAGTTTGGCGATATTATCAACAATCCTAGTGTAGGATCATTCTTCCATAATCCTTTTATTAGTAAATCACATTTAGTAAAACTTCAGCAAGTATATCCCGATATCGTTCATTTTGATTATTTTGGTCAAGAGAAGGTTTCCGCTGGCTGGCTAATCGAGCAATTAGGTTATAAGGGTAAGGTTGTAGATGGCTGGGAGATATCTGCCAAAAATGCTTTGGTCTTAATAAACCGTGGCGGT belongs to Candidatus Saccharibacteria bacterium and includes:
- the murB gene encoding UDP-N-acetylmuramate dehydrogenase, which encodes MKVEVEDQFDLSNYNTLKLKAYARNFARIGNQKELEALTDQYQGQPIHVLGSGSNIVLASNLVDGLVLQFVNQDIQMVRQDQDVSIIEVGAGMIWDQFVKWSVDQGFNGLESLSLIPGTIGASVIQNIGAYGYQSGDYVAYVKVWDNQDRVWRKLLAEELNFGYRNSIFKQNRQLLIYSVGFALRSGDIAEVRYHNILGQSEGIGLSPAQLRARVIETRVGKFGDIINNPSVGSFFHNPFISKSHLVKLQQVYPDIVHFDYFGQEKVSAGWLIEQLGYKGKVVDGWEISAKNALVLINRGGLAKDLLGLASKIQEEVKEKFAIGLEIEPTVW